CGACGACCTGCGGGCGGCCGTTGGCGTACGCCGTCGTCACACCGATGCGCAGGGTGTGCGCGGCGGCGGCCTGGGCGGCCGTCAGCTTGAAGTAGACGATGATCCCGCTGTTGACGTCCTTCCACAGATAGCAGGGGAACGCCGAGGTCTCGGTGCCGCTGCCGATGACGACGTTCCCGGTCCAGGAGGCGGCGCGGACGTCGGACGGATGGGCGTACGTCATCAGGTCGGCGTTCTTGAAGCCGCTCGGCGTGCCGTTCCAGTCGTTGATGCGCCAGATCGTGCCCGCGTTGCTCGGGTCGTTCGAGGACGGGATCGCGATCGAGTTGAGGGTGGTCGTGCCGCCCGCGCTGACGGACACCGAGGTGGTGTGGACGGCGAGTTCACCCTTGAAGACGGTCAGCGTGTACGTCCCCGGAAGGACACCCGCGATGGAGAAGTAGCCGTCCGACGCCCGTGCCGAACCCCAGTACTGGGCGGCGGAGTTGGCGAGCCCGACCGTGTAGGCGTACGCGGTGTTCCGGCCGGTGATGCCGACTCCCGCGACCTTGCCCCGGCCGCTCGCGGGGACGTAGCCGGAGATGCCGAGCGAGTCCGCCCACGAGGTGGTGAGGGTTCCCGGGTACAGCGCCGAGGAGGGGGCGCCGCCGTCCGTGAAGGCGATGACGTAGGGGCCCTGGAGGCCGAAGCGCTGGGCCTCCGTCTGGTTCTCGCCGTAGTACAGGATCTCGTACAGGCCGCCGCCGTCCGCGCTCTGGTGGCGCAGGAGGGAGCGGTAGAACGGGCCGCCGGAGGCCTTCTCGTGGTTGGAGCGCACGATGTAGAGGCCGACGCTGCCGGTGGTCCAGCCGACGTAGTTGTAGTCGATGACCCGGGACTTCGTGTAGTGCTTCGAGCGGGTCTGGCCGTCGGACTTCGCGAAGACGTCCTGGGCCTCGATGGTGGTGGGCGCGTAGGTGTAGGAGTCGGACTCGTCGTTGAGGAACTTGCCCGCGTTGACGCGCAGGATGTAGCGGGTCGCCGAGACCGAGTCGTCGGCCTTGTTGGTCCACAGGTAGACGTTGTTCTCGCCGCTGCGGGCCGCGTAGTAGTGCTTCAGCGTTCCGTACGCGACCGAGATCAGGATCGTCGTGCCGGACTGCTTGATGCTCACGGTGGAGGTGCCGAGGCCGGACTCGATGTGCGAGTTCTTGCCGCCGTAGCCCTGGTACTGGGTGCCCTTGTAGACCAGCGAGGTCAGGTCGCCGTTGGTCTTGCTGACCTTGAAGACCAGGTTCGCGCCGGTGTCGACGACGTAGTTGGAGCCGTCGTCGCTCCAGCCGAAGGTCGCGGCGGAGGCGGTCTGGGCGAGTGGGCCGGCCAGGGCGGCCGTGCCGGCGGTGGCAGCGGTGCCGAGGACGAAGGTGCGGCGGCGGACCGGTCTGTTCGCAGCGGATCCGGACATGGGGGGAGCCTCCTCCGAGGACATGTGGGGGTGGTGCGGGTGAGAGCGAGGGTGACAGTTGAATCGATTTCGCGAAAGGGCTTTCGCTTGCTGGAGGTTGGCAATCTTGTGAAATCGCCCCGAGGTCTAGAAAGCGCTTGCCGATGGGGGTACGGTCCAGCCGCCAGGCCTTGTCGTGTGTCGTAGGAGCCTCGAATGAGACGTTTCAACCTCGCCCTGCTGGCGACGGTCGCACTGAGCACCGCACTGACCGCCGCCCCGGCCCATGCCGCCGCCGAGGGGCGCCATGCCCTCGGCATCGAGAACTGCACCGCCACCGCATGTCACTTCGACGTCCCCGCGGGCACGTACGACGTGAAGGTCCTCCTCGGCGGCGACGCCGGATCGAGCACGAGCGTCAGCGGTGAGACCCGGCGTTCCCTGCTCCCCGAGACCGCCGTCGCGGCCGGCGAGCGGACCGCCCGCAGCTTCACCGTGAACGTCCGCACCCCCGAGGGTGAACCCACCGGCGCCGAGGGCACCCCCGGCCTGGACCTCGTGCTCGGCGGCTCGGCCCCCGCGCTCGCCGACATCAAGGTCACCCCAGCCCGCCACGCCCGCCAGATCTTCCTCGTCGGCGACTCCACGGTCTGCGACCAGCCCGGCGACCCGTACTCCGGCTGGGGCCAGCAGTTGCCCCAGTACCTCCGCAAGGGCGTCTCCGTCGCCAACTACGCGGACTCCGGCGAGAGCACGGTGACCTACCTGTCCAATCCTCAACTGTTCGCCACCGTCCAGCCGTTGATCCGTCGCGGCGACCTCGTCCTGGTCCAGCTCGCGCACAACGACAAGACCACCGACGAGGTGACCTACCGGACGAACCTGGAGACACTGGTCGCCGGTATCCGGGAAAAGGGCGGGGAGCCTGTCCTCGTGACGCCTATCGTGCGACGCTGGTTCAACTCCGACGGCACCCTGAACAACAACACCGCACTCCTGGTCAACGGACTCGGCGTCGACCACCCCGCAGTCACCCGCTCGGTCGCCGCCGCGCAGGACGTCCCGCTGATCGACTTGACGGCGAAGACGAAGTCGCTCGTGGAATCCTTGGGAGTCGAGGGTTCCAAGGCGATTTACCTCTACAACGAGAAGCGGGACAACACGCACACCTCCGTGCACGGGGCCACGGTGTACGCCGGCCTCGTCCGCGATGAACTCCTCGCCCAGCACCTGGTGCCGAAAGGCCTGGTGCGGGCGGGATGAGCCCCTGGGGCGCCCCGACCGGAACCGGGGCGCCCCAGGCCTGTTCGCCGCGCTTGCTGAGCCGTGAGACGCCGCGGGCCGGTGGGGGCTGGTCGCGCAGTTCCCCGCGCCCCTTGAGGGGCGCGGTGCGCACCGGACGTTTCCAAAGAACCGAAAGAGAGACCATGCATCTCCCTCCCGACGACCGCATCCGTAGCCCGTACACCGGATACACCCGTGCCCACTGGGAGGCCGTGGCCGACGGCCTGCTCGCCGCTACGGAGCCGTACGCCGCCGAGGGCGGTGCCCTCTACTACTTCCCCGGCGACCGCACCAGCTGGTCGGGGCGGCTCTCCGACGGCCTGGAGGGGTACGCCCGTACGATCCTGCTGGCCGCCTTCCGTCAGGACGAGACCGCCCTCCAGCGCTACGCCGAGGGCCTCGCGGCCGGTGTGTCCGGCGTCTGGCCGCGCATCGAGGACCGCAGCCAGTCGCTGGTGGAGGCGGCGTCCATCGCGGTGGCGCTGCGGCTGACGCGCCCGCTGCTGTGGGACCGGCTGGACGAGGGGGTGCGCCAACGGGCCGCCGCCTGGCTCGGCGACGCGCTGACCGCCGAGGCCTGGCCCTGCAACTGGGAGTTGTTCCCGGTCACCGTCGGCGGTTTCCTCCAGGAGATCGGCCACGAGCCCGAGGCCTCGCGCAAGGCGATCGACCGCGGTCTTGAGCGCATCGAGGAGTGGTACGTCGGCGGCGGCTGGTACACCGACGGGGAGGGGCGCAAGTTCGACTATTACAACGGCTGGGCGATGCACCTGTATCCGGTGTTGCATGCCTGGTTCGCCGACGACAGTCGGCTGTCGACTGCATACGGTGAGCGGCTGGAGGCCCACCTCGCCGACTACGCCCGCCTGTTCGGCGGTGACGGCGCCCCCATGCATCAGGGCCGCTCGCTGACTTATCGTTTCGCCACGACGGCCCCCCTGTGGCTGGGCGCCCTGACCGGCCGTACCCCGCTCACGCCGGGGCAGACGCGGCGGCTGGCGTCCGGGGCGCTGAAGTACTTCCTCGACCGGGGCGCGGTGA
Above is a window of Streptomyces sp. NBC_00490 DNA encoding:
- a CDS encoding rhamnogalacturonan acetylesterase — its product is MRRFNLALLATVALSTALTAAPAHAAAEGRHALGIENCTATACHFDVPAGTYDVKVLLGGDAGSSTSVSGETRRSLLPETAVAAGERTARSFTVNVRTPEGEPTGAEGTPGLDLVLGGSAPALADIKVTPARHARQIFLVGDSTVCDQPGDPYSGWGQQLPQYLRKGVSVANYADSGESTVTYLSNPQLFATVQPLIRRGDLVLVQLAHNDKTTDEVTYRTNLETLVAGIREKGGEPVLVTPIVRRWFNSDGTLNNNTALLVNGLGVDHPAVTRSVAAAQDVPLIDLTAKTKSLVESLGVEGSKAIYLYNEKRDNTHTSVHGATVYAGLVRDELLAQHLVPKGLVRAG
- a CDS encoding rhamnogalacturonan lyase B N-terminal domain-containing protein, coding for MSGSAANRPVRRRTFVLGTAATAGTAALAGPLAQTASAATFGWSDDGSNYVVDTGANLVFKVSKTNGDLTSLVYKGTQYQGYGGKNSHIESGLGTSTVSIKQSGTTILISVAYGTLKHYYAARSGENNVYLWTNKADDSVSATRYILRVNAGKFLNDESDSYTYAPTTIEAQDVFAKSDGQTRSKHYTKSRVIDYNYVGWTTGSVGLYIVRSNHEKASGGPFYRSLLRHQSADGGGLYEILYYGENQTEAQRFGLQGPYVIAFTDGGAPSSALYPGTLTTSWADSLGISGYVPASGRGKVAGVGITGRNTAYAYTVGLANSAAQYWGSARASDGYFSIAGVLPGTYTLTVFKGELAVHTTSVSVSAGGTTTLNSIAIPSSNDPSNAGTIWRINDWNGTPSGFKNADLMTYAHPSDVRAASWTGNVVIGSGTETSAFPCYLWKDVNSGIIVYFKLTAAQAAAAHTLRIGVTTAYANGRPQVVVNDTWTSAVPSPPTQPSTRSLTVGSYRGNNNTFTYSVPASAWLTDTSAYNTLKIYVASGSGSTSFLSAGTSIDAIDLLA
- a CDS encoding DUF2264 domain-containing protein encodes the protein MHLPPDDRIRSPYTGYTRAHWEAVADGLLAATEPYAAEGGALYYFPGDRTSWSGRLSDGLEGYARTILLAAFRQDETALQRYAEGLAAGVSGVWPRIEDRSQSLVEAASIAVALRLTRPLLWDRLDEGVRQRAAAWLGDALTAEAWPCNWELFPVTVGGFLQEIGHEPEASRKAIDRGLERIEEWYVGGGWYTDGEGRKFDYYNGWAMHLYPVLHAWFADDSRLSTAYGERLEAHLADYARLFGGDGAPMHQGRSLTYRFATTAPLWLGALTGRTPLTPGQTRRLASGALKYFLDRGAVNSDGLLTLGWHGPDTAVLQGYSGPASPYWASKAFVGLLLPPDHEVWTAEEEPSPVENADEVRPVAAPNWLIQSTSSDGLVRLHNHGSEDVRYDPFYTRLAYSTVTAPSPSYDNSVIVGDDPSRTDIEPLGLGDGWVASRHAAGGGARVTSVVLARGAVEVRAHLVSGAEPGTPVRVTGWAAGDGVLAQALPAVGLDAALTGVTGEGGTLFAALVRLTGEPDPVPLDEAVTVRADGAGELTVHWRAGDEVRVRLDDSGVSVGVEG